In Trifolium pratense cultivar HEN17-A07 linkage group LG7, ARS_RC_1.1, whole genome shotgun sequence, a genomic segment contains:
- the LOC123898107 gene encoding uncharacterized protein LOC123898107 isoform X2 has translation MAGRFVRCSARKNFLTFQGLGRKDLGGNWLSEFVLIPRTTWRFKVRVTRIWEVTGYLREWFFLMGGKIHTTVRKQLLYLFQRKLEERLVYVLFVVDAKDLILILCFISRGLLRQLGEYRVP, from the exons ATGGCTGGTAGGTTTGTGCGATGCAGTGCCCGGAAGAACTTCCTGACGTTTCAAGGTCTGGGTCGCAAGGATTTGGGAGGTAACTGGTTATCTGAGTTCGTCTTGATTCCAAG AACTACTTGGCGTTTCAAGGTCAGGGTTACAAGGATTTGGGAGGTGACTGGTTATCTGAGGGAATGGTTCTTCTTGAT GGGTGGAAAAATTCACACTACTGTTCGGAAGCAGCTGCTATACCTGTTTCAGAGGAAGTTGGAGGAAAGGCTTGTCTATGTTTTGTTTGTGGTTGATGCCAAG gatttgattttaattcttTGTTTCATTTCAAG AGGTTTACTCAGACAATTAGGGGAATACAGGGTGCCATGA
- the LOC123898107 gene encoding uncharacterized protein LOC123898107 isoform X8, with amino-acid sequence MAGRFVRCSARKNFLTFQGLGRKDLGGNWLSEFVLIPSAGKNYLAFQGQGYKDLGGDWLSEGMVLLDAKGGKIHTTVRKQLLYLFQRKLEERLVYVLFVVDAKLP; translated from the exons ATGGCTGGTAGGTTTGTGCGATGCAGTGCCCGGAAGAACTTCCTGACGTTTCAAGGTCTGGGTCGCAAGGATTTGGGAGGTAACTGGTTATCTGAGTTCGTCTTGATTCCAAG TGCCGGGAAGAACTACTTGGCGTTTCAAGGTCAGGGTTACAAGGATTTGGGAGGTGACTGGTTATCTGAGGGAATGGTTCTTCTTGATGCTAAG GGTGGAAAAATTCACACTACTGTTCGGAAGCAGCTGCTATACCTGTTTCAGAGGAAGTTGGAGGAAAGGCTTGTCTATGTTTTGTTTGTGGTTGATGCCAAG CTTCCATGA
- the LOC123896187 gene encoding uncharacterized protein LOC123896187: protein MSNPHIILDPNIHTNSSILLSFNNTFPNPTKQECPFLSTSPSLSSSPNSLEYKDDFPSSSLDDNLLSPKFTLDNSISTRHVSTISSTLDEFDHKDMMYGFSNDFVEFDIDDFFHPFNGFS from the coding sequence ATGTCTAACCCTCACATCATACTTGATCCTAATATTCACACTAATTCCTCCATATTGCTTAGCTTTAACAACACATTCCCTAATCCAACAAAACAAGAATGTCCATTTTTATCAACATCACCATCTCTTTCCTCATCACCTAATTCATTGGAGTATAAGGATGATTTTCCCTCATCTTCCTTAGATGATAATTTGCTTTCTCCTAAATTCACTCTAGATAATTCAATTTCTACAAGGCATGTTAGTACTATATCATCAACACTTGATGAATTTGATCACAAGGATATGATGTATGGGTTCTCAAATGATTTTGTTGAGTTTGATATTGATGATTTCTTTCACCCTTTTAATGGGTTTTCATGA
- the LOC123896186 gene encoding probable WRKY transcription factor 70, with product MLKELRLNAYENAQIYKDRTKKLHDRRILRREFKGELVLLFNSRLRLFLGKLRSRWSGPFEVTRVFQSGAIEIKSQSNETFTVNEQQLNYACRNTTQTWEEVTKIPTDDDGHRWRKYGQKKINNSQYSRNYYVYRCTHKYDQSCLATKQVHRIQQKPPLYKTTYYGHHTCGKYMSNPHIILDPNIHTNSSILLSFNNTFPNPTKQECPFLSSSSSSLLSTSPSLSSSPNSLEYKDDVPSSSLDDNLLSPNPTLDDSISTRHVSTITISSTLDEFDHKDMMYGFSNDFVEFDDDFFHPFNGFS from the exons atgctCAAAGAACTTAGGTTGAATGCTTATGAAAATGCTCAAATTTATAAAGATAGGACTAAGAAATTGCATGATAGGCGCATACTTAGGAGAGAATTCAAAGGAGAGCTTGTGCTCCTCTTTAACTCTAGATTAAGATTATTTCTTGGAAAACTCCGTTCCCGATGGTCAGGACCATTCGAAGTCACTAGAGTTTTCCAAAGTGGCGCAATAGAAATAAAGAGCCAATCCAATGAAACCTTCACAGTCAATGAGCAAC AATTAAATTATGCATGCAGAAACACTACACAAACATGGGAGGAGGTGACAAAAATTCCAACAGATGATGATGGACATCGATGGAGAAAGTATGGCCAGAAAAAGATCAACAATTCTCAATACTCAAG GAACTACTATGTCTATAGGTGTACTCACAAGTATGATCAAAGTTGCCTAGCAACCAAACAAGTGCATAGAATTCAACAAAAACCTCCCTTATATAAGACCACATATTATGGCCACCACACTTGTGGAAAATACATGTCTAACCCTCACATCATACTTGATCCTAATATTCACACTAATTCCTCCATATTGCTTAGCTTTAACAACACATTCCCTAATCCAACAAAACAAGAATGTCCatttttatcatcatcatcatcatcattattatcaaCATCACCATCTCTTTCCTCATCACCTAATTCATTGGAGTATAAGGATGATGTTCCCTCATCTTCCTTAGATGATAATTTGCTTTCTCCTAATCCCACTTTAGATGATTCTATTTCTACAAGGCATGTTAGTACTATTACTATATCATCAACACTTGATGAATTTGATCACAAGGATATGATGTATGGGTTCTCAAATGATTTTGTTGAGTTTGATGATGATTTCTTTCACCCTTTTAATGGGTTTTCATGA
- the LOC123898107 gene encoding uncharacterized protein LOC123898107 isoform X11 — protein MQCPEELPDVSRSGSQGFGSAGKNYLAFQGQGYKDLGGDWLSEGMVLLDAKLLYLFQRKLEERLVYVLFVVDAKDLILILCFISRGLLRQLGEYRVP, from the exons ATGCAGTGCCCGGAAGAACTTCCTGACGTTTCAAGGTCTGGGTCGCAAGGATTTGGGAG TGCCGGGAAGAACTACTTGGCGTTTCAAGGTCAGGGTTACAAGGATTTGGGAGGTGACTGGTTATCTGAGGGAATGGTTCTTCTTGATGCTAAG CTGCTATACCTGTTTCAGAGGAAGTTGGAGGAAAGGCTTGTCTATGTTTTGTTTGTGGTTGATGCCAAG gatttgattttaattcttTGTTTCATTTCAAG AGGTTTACTCAGACAATTAGGGGAATACAGGGTGCCATGA
- the LOC123898107 gene encoding uncharacterized protein LOC123898107 isoform X1 gives MAGRFVRCSARKNFLTFQGLGRKDLGGNWLSEFVLIPSAGKNYLAFQGQGYKDLGGDWLSEGMVLLDAKGGKIHTTVRKQLLYLFQRKLEERLVYVLFVVDAKDLILILCFISRGLLRQLGEYRVP, from the exons ATGGCTGGTAGGTTTGTGCGATGCAGTGCCCGGAAGAACTTCCTGACGTTTCAAGGTCTGGGTCGCAAGGATTTGGGAGGTAACTGGTTATCTGAGTTCGTCTTGATTCCAAG TGCCGGGAAGAACTACTTGGCGTTTCAAGGTCAGGGTTACAAGGATTTGGGAGGTGACTGGTTATCTGAGGGAATGGTTCTTCTTGATGCTAAG GGTGGAAAAATTCACACTACTGTTCGGAAGCAGCTGCTATACCTGTTTCAGAGGAAGTTGGAGGAAAGGCTTGTCTATGTTTTGTTTGTGGTTGATGCCAAG gatttgattttaattcttTGTTTCATTTCAAG AGGTTTACTCAGACAATTAGGGGAATACAGGGTGCCATGA
- the LOC123898107 gene encoding uncharacterized protein LOC123898107 isoform X5, giving the protein MAGRFVRCSARKNFLTFQGLGRKDLGVPGRTTWRFKVRVTRIWEVTGYLREWFFLMGGKIHTTVRKQLLYLFQRKLEERLVYVLFVVDAKDLILILCFISRGLLRQLGEYRVP; this is encoded by the exons ATGGCTGGTAGGTTTGTGCGATGCAGTGCCCGGAAGAACTTCCTGACGTTTCAAGGTCTGGGTCGCAAGGATTTGGGAG TGCCGGGAAGAACTACTTGGCGTTTCAAGGTCAGGGTTACAAGGATTTGGGAGGTGACTGGTTATCTGAGGGAATGGTTCTTCTTGAT GGGTGGAAAAATTCACACTACTGTTCGGAAGCAGCTGCTATACCTGTTTCAGAGGAAGTTGGAGGAAAGGCTTGTCTATGTTTTGTTTGTGGTTGATGCCAAG gatttgattttaattcttTGTTTCATTTCAAG AGGTTTACTCAGACAATTAGGGGAATACAGGGTGCCATGA
- the LOC123898789 gene encoding protein CELLULOSE SYNTHASE INTERACTIVE 3-like, giving the protein MVEEGRVAITVDTCSTEEWLLNSQELVPLALTKAKEVKGFLVRWKMIISKLEQVPSKLSDLSSHPCFSKNALCKEQLQAVSKTLREAIELAELCLKEKYEGKLRMQSDLDALIGKLDLNLKDCSLLTKTGVLGEATLQFNVSGFLAEEDIETHGNIKELLARLQIGHLESKHKALDRLHDIMREDEKNVLAVFCRSNVAALVQLLTATSTRIREKTVSIICSLVESGGSFENWLVSEGVLPPLIRLVESGSTFGKEKAIVSLQRLTMSEETTRAIVGHGGVPPLIELCQFGDSVSQSAAACTLKNISAVPEVRNVLAEEGVVKVMINLLSNGILLGTKEYAAECLQNLTASNESLRKSVISEGGVQSLLSYLDGPLPQESAVGALRNLVGSVPEETLVSVGILPCLVHVLKSGSLGAKQGAVSVICKICSTIEMKKMLGEVGCIPLLINMLEAKANTAKELAAQAIASLMILSENRREVKKDDKSVPNLVQLLDPSQQNTAKKYAVCCLASLSSSKKSKKLMISYGAIGYLKKLIEMEIPGAKKLLERLERGKLRSLFSRK; this is encoded by the coding sequence ATGGTGGAAGAAGGTAGAGTTGCTATTACAGTTGACACATGTTCAACAGAAGAATGGTTGTTGAACTCACAAGAACTTGTTCCTCTTGCTCTTACAAAAGCAAAAGAGGTAAAAGGGTTTCTTGTTAGATGGAAAATGATCATTTCAAAATTGGAACAAGTTCCATCAAAGTTATCCGATTTATCGAGCCACCCTTGTTTTTCAAAGAATGCTCTTTGCAAAGAACAATTGCAAGCGGTATCAAAGACACTAAGAGAAGCTATTGAATTAGCTGAGTTATGTTTGAAGGAAAAGTATGAAGGTAAACTAAGAATGCAAAGTGATCTTGATGCATTAATTGGAAAGCTTGATTTGAATTTAAAGGATTGTAGTTTGTTAACGAAAACCGGTGTACTTGGTGAAGCTACTTTGCAATTCAATGTTTCTGGTTTTTTAGCAGAAGAAGATATTGAAACACATGGCAATATAAAGGAACTACTTGCACGTCTTCAAATCGGTCATTTGGAATCGAAACACAAAGCTTTGGATAGATTACATGATATTATGAGAGAAGATGAGAAGAATGTTTTGGCTGTTTTTTGTAGGAGCAATGTTGCTGCTTTGGTTCAATTGCTTACAGCAACATCAACAAGGATTAGGGAGAAAACAGTTAGTATCATATGTTCTCTTGTTGAATCAGGTGGTAGCTTCGAAAACTGGTTAGTTTCTGAAGGTGTTTTGCCACCTCTTATAAGACTAGTCGAATCAGGTAGTACTTTTGGTAAAGAAAAGGCTATTGTTTCTCTTCAGAGGCTGACGATGTCGGAGGAAACAACTCGTGCTATTGTTGGACATGGAGGGGTTCCTCCGTTAATCGAGCTTTGTCAGTTTGGTGATTCTGTTTCACAATCTGCAGCAGCTTGTACTTTGAAGAATATCTCGGCTGTTCCGGAAGTGAGAAATGTTTTGGCTGAAGAAGGTGTTGTTAAGGTTATGATCAATCTACTCAGCAATGGAATTTTGTTAGGTACTAAAGAGTATGCTGCTGAATGTTTGCAGAATCTCACTGCAAGCAATGAGAGTCTAAGAAAATCGGTTATATCAGAAGGCGGTGTGCAGAGTCTTTTATCTTATCTTGATGGTCCACTTCCTCAAGAATCTGCAGTTGGTGCATTGAGGAATCTCGTCGGATCGGTTCCCGAGGAAACATTGGTTTCTGTCGGAATACTTCCTTGCTTAGTTCATGTGTTGAAGTCAGGATCGTTAGGTGCGAAACAAGGCGCAGTGTCGGTTATATGCAAAATTTGCAGCACAATTGAGATGAAGAAAATGTTAGGTGAAGTTGGTTGCATACCTCTATTGATCAACATGCTTGAGGCTAAAGCAAATACTGCTAAAGAACTTGCAGCACAAGCAATTGCAAGCTTGATGATTTTGTCTGAGAATCGAAGAGAAGTTAAGAAAGACGATAAAAGTGTGCCGAATTTGGTTCAATTGCTTGATCCAAGTCAACAAAATACTGCAAAGAAATATGCAGTTTGTTGTCTTGCATCACTTTCTTCATCTAAGAAATCCAAGAAGTTGATGATTTCATATGGAGCAATAGGGTATTTGAAAAAGCTTATTGAGATGGAGATTCCAGGTGCTAAAAAGTTGCTTGAGAGATTGGAAAGAGGGAAACTCAGAAGCTTGTTTAGCAGAAAATAG
- the LOC123898107 gene encoding uncharacterized protein LOC123898107 isoform X12 translates to MAGRFVRCSARKNFLTFQGLGRKDLGVPGRTTWRFKVRVTRIWEVTGYLREWFFLMLRVEKFTLLFGSSCYTCFRGSWRKGLSMFCLWLMPSFHD, encoded by the exons ATGGCTGGTAGGTTTGTGCGATGCAGTGCCCGGAAGAACTTCCTGACGTTTCAAGGTCTGGGTCGCAAGGATTTGGGAG TGCCGGGAAGAACTACTTGGCGTTTCAAGGTCAGGGTTACAAGGATTTGGGAGGTGACTGGTTATCTGAGGGAATGGTTCTTCTTGATGCTAAG GGTGGAAAAATTCACACTACTGTTCGGAAGCAGCTGCTATACCTGTTTCAGAGGAAGTTGGAGGAAAGGCTTGTCTATGTTTTGTTTGTGGTTGATGCCAAG CTTCCATGATTAA
- the LOC123898107 gene encoding uncharacterized protein LOC123898107 isoform X6, with translation MQCPEELPDVSRSGSQGFGSAGKNYLAFQGQGYKDLGGDWLSEGMVLLDAKGGKIHTTVRKQLLYLFQRKLEERLVYVLFVVDAKDLILILCFISRGLLRQLGEYRVP, from the exons ATGCAGTGCCCGGAAGAACTTCCTGACGTTTCAAGGTCTGGGTCGCAAGGATTTGGGAG TGCCGGGAAGAACTACTTGGCGTTTCAAGGTCAGGGTTACAAGGATTTGGGAGGTGACTGGTTATCTGAGGGAATGGTTCTTCTTGATGCTAAG GGTGGAAAAATTCACACTACTGTTCGGAAGCAGCTGCTATACCTGTTTCAGAGGAAGTTGGAGGAAAGGCTTGTCTATGTTTTGTTTGTGGTTGATGCCAAG gatttgattttaattcttTGTTTCATTTCAAG AGGTTTACTCAGACAATTAGGGGAATACAGGGTGCCATGA
- the LOC123898107 gene encoding uncharacterized protein LOC123898107 isoform X3, whose translation MAGRFVRCSARKNFLTFQGLGRKDLGGNWLSEFVLIPSAGKNYLAFQGQGYKDLGGDWLSEGMVLLDAKGGKIHTTVRKQLLYLFQRKLEERLVYVLFVVDAKDLILILCFISSFHD comes from the exons ATGGCTGGTAGGTTTGTGCGATGCAGTGCCCGGAAGAACTTCCTGACGTTTCAAGGTCTGGGTCGCAAGGATTTGGGAGGTAACTGGTTATCTGAGTTCGTCTTGATTCCAAG TGCCGGGAAGAACTACTTGGCGTTTCAAGGTCAGGGTTACAAGGATTTGGGAGGTGACTGGTTATCTGAGGGAATGGTTCTTCTTGATGCTAAG GGTGGAAAAATTCACACTACTGTTCGGAAGCAGCTGCTATACCTGTTTCAGAGGAAGTTGGAGGAAAGGCTTGTCTATGTTTTGTTTGTGGTTGATGCCAAG gatttgattttaattcttTGTTTCATTTCAAG CTTCCATGATTAA
- the LOC123898107 gene encoding uncharacterized protein LOC123898107 isoform X9: protein MAGRFVRCSARKNFLTFQGLGRKDLGGNWLSEFVLIPRTTWRFKVRVTRIWEVTGYLREWFFLMLRVEKFTLLFGSSCYTCFRGSWRKGLSMFCLWLMPSFHD, encoded by the exons ATGGCTGGTAGGTTTGTGCGATGCAGTGCCCGGAAGAACTTCCTGACGTTTCAAGGTCTGGGTCGCAAGGATTTGGGAGGTAACTGGTTATCTGAGTTCGTCTTGATTCCAAG AACTACTTGGCGTTTCAAGGTCAGGGTTACAAGGATTTGGGAGGTGACTGGTTATCTGAGGGAATGGTTCTTCTTGATGCTAAG GGTGGAAAAATTCACACTACTGTTCGGAAGCAGCTGCTATACCTGTTTCAGAGGAAGTTGGAGGAAAGGCTTGTCTATGTTTTGTTTGTGGTTGATGCCAAG CTTCCATGATTAA
- the LOC123898107 gene encoding uncharacterized protein LOC123898107 isoform X4, which produces MAGRFVRCSARKNFLTFQGLGRKDLGGNWLSEFVLIPSAGKNYLAFQGQGYKDLGGDWLSEGMVLLDAKLLYLFQRKLEERLVYVLFVVDAKDLILILCFISRGLLRQLGEYRVP; this is translated from the exons ATGGCTGGTAGGTTTGTGCGATGCAGTGCCCGGAAGAACTTCCTGACGTTTCAAGGTCTGGGTCGCAAGGATTTGGGAGGTAACTGGTTATCTGAGTTCGTCTTGATTCCAAG TGCCGGGAAGAACTACTTGGCGTTTCAAGGTCAGGGTTACAAGGATTTGGGAGGTGACTGGTTATCTGAGGGAATGGTTCTTCTTGATGCTAAG CTGCTATACCTGTTTCAGAGGAAGTTGGAGGAAAGGCTTGTCTATGTTTTGTTTGTGGTTGATGCCAAG gatttgattttaattcttTGTTTCATTTCAAG AGGTTTACTCAGACAATTAGGGGAATACAGGGTGCCATGA
- the LOC123898107 gene encoding uncharacterized protein LOC123898107 isoform X10, protein MQCPEELPDVSRSGSQGFGRTTWRFKVRVTRIWEVTGYLREWFFLMGGKIHTTVRKQLLYLFQRKLEERLVYVLFVVDAKDLILILCFISRGLLRQLGEYRVP, encoded by the exons ATGCAGTGCCCGGAAGAACTTCCTGACGTTTCAAGGTCTGGGTCGCAAGGATTTGGGAG AACTACTTGGCGTTTCAAGGTCAGGGTTACAAGGATTTGGGAGGTGACTGGTTATCTGAGGGAATGGTTCTTCTTGAT GGGTGGAAAAATTCACACTACTGTTCGGAAGCAGCTGCTATACCTGTTTCAGAGGAAGTTGGAGGAAAGGCTTGTCTATGTTTTGTTTGTGGTTGATGCCAAG gatttgattttaattcttTGTTTCATTTCAAG AGGTTTACTCAGACAATTAGGGGAATACAGGGTGCCATGA
- the LOC123898107 gene encoding uncharacterized protein LOC123898107 isoform X7 — MAGRFVRCSARKNFLTFQGLGRKDLGGNWLSEFVLIPSAGKNYLAFQGQGYKDLGGDWLSEGMVLLDAKLLYLFQRKLEERLVYVLFVVDAKDLILILCFISSFHD, encoded by the exons ATGGCTGGTAGGTTTGTGCGATGCAGTGCCCGGAAGAACTTCCTGACGTTTCAAGGTCTGGGTCGCAAGGATTTGGGAGGTAACTGGTTATCTGAGTTCGTCTTGATTCCAAG TGCCGGGAAGAACTACTTGGCGTTTCAAGGTCAGGGTTACAAGGATTTGGGAGGTGACTGGTTATCTGAGGGAATGGTTCTTCTTGATGCTAAG CTGCTATACCTGTTTCAGAGGAAGTTGGAGGAAAGGCTTGTCTATGTTTTGTTTGTGGTTGATGCCAAG gatttgattttaattcttTGTTTCATTTCAAG CTTCCATGATTAA